In Macadamia integrifolia cultivar HAES 741 chromosome 5, SCU_Mint_v3, whole genome shotgun sequence, a single window of DNA contains:
- the LOC122080310 gene encoding wall-associated receptor kinase 2-like codes for MSLLLVLYLLLLHLCPAITSALSMVKPGCRDRCGNVTVPYPFGLGDNCYREPRYQVFCYNTNGLPKLFNYVGELLDISVRGQLRTLSLVTTDCYDSRGKSIYDSVLLFNSLTSNSIFSISETENKFTAIGCDTKAELTGFPSQQFISGCRMLNTNKKDLMNGSCTGFGCCQTSIPKGFYDFTISVSSYYNHTMVYDYNPCSYAFIVDHNWYNFSISHLFNFTTNFDETGALKVPLVVDWAIDWPKESKNGSCEEVKKDLETYACGKNSVCRISKNDLGYSCDCSQGYHGNPYLPYGCQDINECADPNTNPCSWTCTNLPGSYSCSCPLGYHGDGKKSGSGCIPYTKHPSFTRVIVVSSVLGGVGLAFLFFGSLWLHKVLKKKRKNKLKQEFFERNGGLLLKRQISSEQGDIKATEIFTDDDLRKATDNYNENRILGQGGQGTVYKGMLSDGRIVAIKKSKGVHDQGRIDKFINELIILSQTNHMNVVKLFGCCLETEVPLLVYEFISNGTLFSLLHDKSGDAFSFTWDHRFRIAKEVAEALVYLHSAISTPIYHRDIKSTNILLDDRYRAKVADFGISRSVPIDKSHLTTSVEGTFGYFDPEYYQSSQFTDKSDVYSFGVVLVELLTGEKPIYSTTSEEKRSLVSLFICSMEEDRLFEVLDAQVVEEAKYEELKAIAVLANRCLNMNGKKRPTMKEVATELERLRASPLENLLVQEIKQDED; via the exons ATGAGTCTTCTACTGGTGCTatacctcctcctcctccatttaTGCCCAGCAATAACATCAGCATTGTCAATGGTGAAGCCTGGGTGCCGAGATAGATGTGGGAACGTCACAGTTCCTTACCCCTTTGGCTTGGGCGATAATTGTTACAGAGAACCAAGGTATCAGGTATTCTGCTACAACACTAATGGCCTTCCAAAACTGTTTAATTACGTCGGGGAACTCCTAGATATTTCTGTACGAGGCCAACTACGCACATTGTCCCTTGTAACTACAGATTGCTACGACTCACGGGGCAAATCGATCTATGACTCCGTCTTATTGTTTAACTCATTAACCAGCAACAGTATTTTCTCGATCTCTGAAACAGAGAACAAATTCACAGCGATAGGTTGTGACACAAAGGCAGAACTCACTGGCTTTCCTAGTCAACAGTTCATAAGTGGATGTAGAATGCTTAACACCAACAAAAAGGACTTGATGAATGGTTCCTGCACAGGTTTCGGCTGTTGCCAGACCTCCATTCCAAAGGGGTTCTACGACTTCACCATATCGGTTTCAAGCTACTATAACCACACCATGGTTTATGATTACAATCCTTGCAGCTACGCTTTCATCGTTGACCACAACTGGTACAACTTCTCCATATCCCATCTCTTTAATTTCACCACCAATTTCGATGAAACAGGTGCTCTGAAAGTCCCTCTCGTTGTGGATTGGGCCATAGATTGGCCAAAAGAGAGCAAAAATGGATCTTGTGAAGAAGTTAAGAAAGATCTAGAAACTTACGCGTGCGGCAAAAACAGCGTATGCCGTATCTCCAAGAATGATCTTGGGTACAGTTGCGACTGTTCTCAAGGTTATCATGGGAACCCTTACCTTCCATACGGATGCCAAG ATATAAATGAATGTGCGGATCCAAATACTAATCCTTGCAGCTGGACTTGCACCAATCTACCTGGGAGTTATTCTTGCTCTTGCCCACTTGGTTATCATGGAGATGGAAAGAAAAGTGGAAGTGGCTGCATCCCTTATACAAAGCATCCCTCCTTCACACGGGTCATTGTAG TTTCGTCTGTTCTAGGGGGTGTGGGTCTTGCATTTCTATTCTTTGGTTCCTTGTGGTTGCATAAggtattgaagaaaaaaaggaaaaataaactCAAACAAGAGTTCTTCGAACGGAATGGTGGCTTGTTACTAAAACGACAAATTTCTTCAGAGCAAGGTGATATCAAAGCAACAGAAATATTTACTGATGATGACTTGCGAAAGGCAACAGACAACTATAATGAGAATCGAATTCTTGGTCAAGGAGGGCAAGGTACTGTATATAAAGGTATGCTTTCAGATGGAAGAATTGTAGCAATCAAGAAATCTAAAGGGGTTCATGATCAAGGCCGAATCGACAAGTTCATTAATGAGCTTATAATTCTTTCCCAAACCAACCACATGAACGTGGTTAAATTATTTGGATGTTGTTTGGAGACTGAAGTTCCTCTACTAGTTTACGAGTTCATCTCCAATGGAACTCTTTTCAGCCTCCTCCATGATAAAAGTGGTGATGCATTCTCATTTACGTGGGATCACCGCTTCAGAATTGCTAAAGAAGTTGCAGAAGCACTTGTCTACTTGCACTCGGCAATTTCTACACCTATCTATCATAGAGACATCAAGTCTACCAACATACTCTTAGATGATAGATATAGAGCCAAAGTGGCAGACTTTGGGATTTCAAGGTCAGTGCCAATTGATAAATCTCACTTAACTACCTCAGTTGAAGGGACATTTGGGTATTTTGATCCGGAGTATTACCAATCAAGTCAATTCACTGATAAAAGTGATGTTTATAGCTTTGGAGTGGTACTTGTGGAGCTATTAACAGGGGAAAAACCAATTTATTCAACTACatcagaagagaagagaagtctagtttccctttttatttgttCAATGGAGGAGGATAGACTCTTTGAGGTACTTGATGCTCAAGTGGTAGAAGAGGCTAAATATGAGGAACTTAAGGCAATTGCTGTACTTGCAAATAGATGCTTGAACATGAATGGCAAGAAAAGACCCACAATGAAAGAAGTTGCAACCGAGCTTGAAAGACTGAGAGCTTCTCCATTAGAGAATTTGCTAGTCCAAGAAATTAAACAAGATGAGGATTAA
- the LOC122078862 gene encoding serine--glyoxylate aminotransferase-like, which yields MDFVYAPGKNHLFIPGPVNIPEQVIRAMNRNNEDYRSPAIPALTKSLLEDIKKIFKTTTGTPFMIPTTGTGAWESTLTNTLSPGDRIISFLLGQFSNLWITQQQRLQFDVDVVESEWGQGANLDILASKIAADTEHTIKAVCIVHNETATGVTNNMAAVRRILDDNKHPALFLVDGVSSICALDFRMDEWGIDVALTGSQKALSLPTGMGIVCAGPKALEASKTAKSVRAYFRWDDYLKCYELGTFFPYTPSIQLLYGLRAALDLIFEEGLDNVIARHSRLGKATRLAVEAWGLKNCAQKEEWFSDTVTAVVVPPYIDAGEVVKSAWKRYNLSLGLGLNKVAGKVFRIGHLGHLNDLQLLGCLAGVEMVLMDLGYPVKLGSGVAAASAFLQNTIPMIPSRV from the exons ATGGATTTCGTATACGCACCGGGAAAGAACCATCTTTTTATTCCAGGGCCTGTGAATATCCCAGAACAAGTCATTCGGGCGATGAACAGAAACAATGAGGATTACCGTTCCCCTGCTATACCAGCCTTAACGAAGAGCCTTTTGGAGGAtattaagaaaattttcaagacaACTACAGGGACACCATTTATGATTCCCACTACAG GTACTGGTGCATGGGAAAGCACGCTCACAAACACATTATCTCCTGGTGATCGGATTATATCATTTCTGCTGGGGCAATTCAGTAACCTCTGGATTACTCAACAGCAACGCCTCCaatttgatgttgatgttgtaGAAAGTGAGTGGGGTCAAGGTGCCAATCTTGACATCCTGGCATCAAAAATTGCAGCTGATACTGAACATACTATTAAAGCTGTCTGCATTGTTCACAATGAAACAGCAACAGGAGTTACCAACAATATGGCTGCTGTGAGGAGAATACTTG ATGATAACAAACATCCTGCACTGTTTCTTGTTGATGGAGTTTCATCAATTTGTGCTCTTGATTTCCGCATGGATGAGTGGGGAATAGATGTAGCTTTAACTGGGTCCCAAAAAGCTCTTTCCCTCCCCACTGGTATGGGAATTGTTTGTGCTGGCCCCAAGGCACTTGAGGCATCAAAGACAGCCAAATCAGTACGGGCATACTTCCGCTGGGATGACTACCTTAAATGCTATGAATTGGGGACCTTCTTTCCATACACCCCTTCCATCCAACTCTTGTATGGGCTGCGAGCTGCTTTGGATCTTATTTTTGAGGAAGGACTTGATAATGTAATTGCAAGGCATAGTCGCCTAGGCAAAGCAACGAG GCTTGCTGTTGAGGCGTGGGGTTTAAAGAACTGTGCACAAAAGGAGGAATGGTTTAGTGACACAGTCACTGCTGTGGTTGTTCCACCATACATTGACGCTGGAGAAGTAGTTAAAAGTGCATGGAAGCGATACAATTTAAGCTTAGGCCTTGGCCTGAATAAAGTAGCTGGAAAGGTTTTCAGAATTGGACATCTTGGTCACCTTAATGAT CTGCAATTGTTGGGTTGTCTGGCTGGTGTGGAGATGGTACTCATGGATCTGGGATACCCAGTTAAGCTGGGAAGTGGAGTCGCTGCAGCTTCGGCATTTCTGCAGAATACTATTCCTATGATCCCTTCCAGGGTTTGA